A window from Sphingomonas sp. NBWT7 encodes these proteins:
- a CDS encoding LPD7 domain-containing protein: protein MVEKVEAAGTGIEGDHRRRRPMEVPADLESRFLRVGNKLYRSAHDKEPIATITPDRIKAKGPESLPDLVRLATENGWTSLKITGDEEFKRAAYLAASAQGIKIDGYQPDEKTKAAADREQARQAGVSGVKQPTPRTANQARDSKEQVDPRVDLAERFRRQTDVQNAKDPELRKAQSHVAFATTVAEGRFPGQPVKQREFVAERKEDVAARISRGERIAGIEVKQQQAQRVREMAQDQILQKSRSIGGR from the coding sequence ATGGTTGAGAAGGTCGAAGCTGCCGGCACCGGCATCGAGGGCGACCACCGTCGTAGGCGGCCGATGGAAGTCCCGGCCGACCTTGAGTCCCGCTTCCTGCGCGTCGGCAACAAGCTCTATCGCAGCGCGCACGACAAAGAGCCGATCGCGACGATAACCCCCGATCGCATCAAGGCGAAGGGTCCGGAGTCACTGCCTGACCTTGTGAGGCTCGCGACGGAAAACGGGTGGACGTCGCTCAAAATCACCGGCGACGAAGAGTTCAAGCGCGCCGCCTATCTTGCCGCCTCGGCGCAAGGGATCAAGATCGACGGGTATCAGCCCGACGAGAAAACCAAAGCCGCTGCCGATCGCGAACAGGCCCGGCAGGCCGGGGTGTCGGGGGTGAAGCAACCGACGCCCCGCACCGCTAACCAGGCTCGTGATAGCAAAGAACAGGTCGACCCGCGCGTCGATCTGGCCGAGCGGTTTCGCCGGCAGACCGACGTTCAGAACGCGAAAGACCCCGAGCTGCGCAAGGCGCAAAGCCACGTCGCATTCGCCACGACGGTCGCAGAAGGGCGATTCCCGGGCCAGCCCGTGAAGCAACGCGAGTTCGTGGCTGAGCGCAAAGAGGACGTGGCGGCTCGGATCAGCCGCGGCGAGCGGATCGCCGGCATCGAGGTGAAGCAGCAACAAGCGCAGCGTGTCCGCGAAATGGCACAGGATCAGATATTGCAGAAGTCCCGCTCGATCGGAGGACGCTGA
- a CDS encoding type IV secretory system conjugative DNA transfer family protein → MQPRRGTILAAGIPVAIVLAFFVASVVAWIYLGLPSAKFDPLKMPAFFWYYRHDPVVLKAFGAGMVVGLVLTGIMLWWLLKQKPPLHGAARFAKEGEIRRAGFRADNGIVVGKKGGKFLTFGGSEHCIVEAPTRSGKGVGIVIPNLLSWQASVVVLDVKRENWDATAGFRQKFGQAVYLFNPTDPEGRTARYNPLGYIDRTDPDQVVIELQKIATMLFVAPERGEPFWTDSARTAFVGVGAYLAVADLPFTIGAIYRLMTTGDTRGYFRKVLDDRALDLSQGCRNALADFTSGADNTFAGIVQTVTSKLSLWLNPRVNAATEESDFDLRELRTKPMSIYLGVSPDELDRVAPLYNLLFQQLIDLNVRDLPDSETPLQVLVILDEFARIGRAQVIASAFSYVAGYGIRLLPVIQSRSQLRAVYGEHVANEIVANCGVEVAFTPKELRVANELSERIGYVGQESVTKSLTIHGILANRSKSMSDQRRALLLPQELMQFPDGELLLLRGGIPPIHGDKIRFYADGLFRSRVMAAPVVPPIPKTVRDDEDLPECAMPTFDQLTDPDPLSFAMDCVVTEDHPDMLIDVSAEQRGNEVVGVIEQER, encoded by the coding sequence ATGCAGCCTAGACGAGGCACCATCCTCGCGGCCGGCATCCCGGTCGCGATCGTCCTCGCCTTCTTCGTCGCGAGCGTCGTCGCGTGGATCTATCTCGGGCTTCCAAGCGCGAAGTTCGATCCGTTAAAGATGCCGGCTTTCTTCTGGTATTATCGGCACGATCCGGTCGTGTTGAAGGCGTTCGGCGCTGGCATGGTCGTCGGCTTGGTGCTGACCGGAATCATGCTGTGGTGGCTCCTGAAACAGAAGCCCCCGCTCCACGGGGCCGCTCGCTTCGCCAAGGAAGGGGAAATCCGTCGCGCCGGATTTCGCGCAGACAACGGCATCGTGGTCGGCAAGAAAGGCGGGAAGTTCCTTACCTTCGGCGGTAGCGAGCATTGCATCGTCGAGGCCCCTACCCGCTCGGGCAAGGGCGTCGGCATCGTCATCCCTAACCTCCTGTCGTGGCAGGCATCGGTTGTCGTCCTCGATGTGAAACGCGAGAATTGGGACGCGACGGCCGGCTTCCGGCAAAAGTTCGGGCAGGCCGTCTATCTCTTCAACCCGACCGACCCGGAAGGCCGCACGGCCCGTTATAATCCGCTCGGCTATATTGATCGCACCGATCCCGACCAGGTGGTGATCGAGCTGCAGAAGATCGCGACCATGCTATTCGTGGCACCCGAGCGGGGGGAACCGTTCTGGACGGATTCGGCACGGACCGCGTTCGTAGGTGTCGGCGCATACCTTGCGGTTGCCGATCTGCCGTTCACCATCGGCGCGATCTATCGCCTGATGACGACCGGCGACACGCGCGGCTATTTCCGCAAGGTTCTCGACGATCGTGCGCTCGATCTGTCGCAAGGTTGCCGGAACGCTCTCGCCGACTTCACGTCGGGAGCGGACAATACGTTCGCCGGCATCGTCCAGACTGTCACGTCGAAATTGAGCCTGTGGCTCAACCCGCGTGTCAATGCCGCAACCGAAGAAAGCGACTTCGATCTGCGCGAGCTGCGCACCAAGCCCATGTCGATCTACCTGGGCGTGTCTCCCGACGAGCTGGATCGCGTCGCGCCGCTTTACAATCTCCTGTTCCAACAGCTCATCGACCTGAACGTGCGTGATCTGCCGGATAGCGAAACGCCGCTCCAAGTTCTCGTCATCCTCGACGAGTTCGCCCGGATCGGCCGCGCGCAAGTGATCGCCAGCGCCTTCTCCTACGTCGCCGGTTACGGCATCCGCCTCCTGCCGGTCATTCAGTCCCGATCGCAGCTCCGCGCGGTCTATGGCGAGCATGTCGCGAACGAAATCGTTGCCAACTGCGGTGTCGAGGTCGCGTTCACACCGAAAGAGCTGCGCGTTGCGAACGAGCTGTCGGAGCGCATCGGCTATGTCGGGCAGGAATCCGTCACGAAGTCGCTCACGATCCACGGCATCCTGGCAAACCGCTCCAAGTCCATGTCGGACCAGCGGCGCGCCCTCTTGCTCCCGCAAGAGCTGATGCAGTTTCCGGACGGCGAGCTGCTGTTGCTGCGAGGCGGCATCCCGCCAATCCACGGGGACAAGATACGGTTCTATGCGGACGGGCTGTTTCGCAGCCGCGTCATGGCGGCGCCAGTGGTGCCACCTATCCCGAAGACGGTTCGCGATGACGAGGATCTTCCCGAGTGCGCGATGCCGACGTTCGACCAGCTCACCGACCCGGACCCGCTGTCGTTTGCGATGGATTGCGTCGTGACGGAAGACCATCCCGACATGCTCATCGACGTGTCGGCCGAGCAGCGCGGAAACGAAGTCGTTGGTGTAATCGAACAGGAGCGGTGA
- the virB11 gene encoding P-type DNA transfer ATPase VirB11: protein MTVAAFRNTAILDHAVRPLRRYLDDEGVTEVVINEPTLIGVERKGGWTWEREDDLTLDALNQLARAAAAFTSQDVTRENPICSTVFPTGERVQLVMPPVVPDGTVSITVRKPSTKTLSMQDFEASGLFTDTKVASKRVSTVEERLLGLLHAGRHVEFFEMAVRSRLNILISGATGSGKTTFSKGLIQLIPENERLLTIEDTRELVVPHKNVVHMIYSKDGTGTAKVTAKELLESALRMRPDRILLQELRDGTAFFYLRNVNSGHPGSITTIHADSAELAFEQLTLLVKESEGGADLARDDIRSLLKILVDVVVQMKKVDGEFRMTEIYYDPAGRHAA from the coding sequence ATGACCGTGGCAGCCTTCCGCAACACGGCGATCCTCGATCACGCCGTGCGCCCGCTGCGCCGCTATCTCGATGATGAAGGGGTGACGGAAGTCGTCATCAACGAACCGACGCTGATCGGCGTGGAGCGGAAAGGCGGGTGGACCTGGGAGCGCGAGGACGATCTAACGCTCGATGCGCTCAACCAACTGGCGCGCGCTGCGGCTGCCTTCACTTCGCAGGATGTGACGCGCGAGAACCCGATCTGCTCGACGGTGTTCCCAACCGGCGAGCGCGTCCAGCTCGTCATGCCGCCCGTCGTGCCGGATGGCACCGTGTCGATCACGGTTCGGAAGCCGTCGACGAAGACGCTCTCGATGCAGGATTTCGAGGCAAGCGGCCTGTTCACCGATACGAAAGTTGCCAGCAAGCGGGTCAGCACGGTCGAAGAACGGCTCTTGGGGCTGCTCCACGCCGGTCGGCATGTCGAGTTCTTCGAGATGGCGGTGCGTAGCCGGCTCAACATTCTCATCTCCGGCGCGACCGGCTCGGGCAAGACGACGTTCTCCAAAGGGTTGATCCAGCTTATTCCCGAAAACGAACGTCTTTTGACGATCGAGGACACGCGCGAGCTGGTCGTGCCGCACAAGAACGTCGTCCACATGATCTACAGCAAGGACGGCACCGGCACCGCCAAGGTGACGGCCAAGGAGCTGCTGGAAAGCGCGCTGCGCATGAGGCCCGATCGCATCCTGCTCCAAGAGCTTCGGGACGGCACCGCGTTCTTCTATCTGCGCAACGTCAACAGCGGCCATCCCGGCTCGATCACCACCATTCACGCGGACTCGGCCGAGCTAGCGTTCGAGCAACTGACGCTGCTCGTGAAGGAAAGTGAGGGCGGCGCGGACCTAGCCCGCGACGACATACGCTCGCTGTTGAAAATCCTCGTCGATGTCGTGGTCCAGATGAAGAAGGTCGACGGCGAGTTTCGCATGACCGAGATCTATTATGACCCTGCAGGGCGTCATGCAGCCTAG
- the virB10 gene encoding type IV secretion system protein VirB10 produces MSDKRFDVDATPDMGEIDRTPAADRPSRIPSLNASQWDNKKVIVGAALGAAGIFTVLTLVTGAGNQQVIQPKKAPAAVEAPYDPNTVIAPTLATAPRDPNAPVQLAGEQVPAIGPDGQPITPYGSSTAPHQQTREATEAERRANEARSLRDNARRSTLIAYNGDQGIGRSQGAAGSIGAAQGDGENAAPKATALDTLKQTSAIGTATARMIGDRNYLVTAGAIIPCTLQTAMDSTVPGYTTCVIPRDIYSDNGRVVLLEKGTRVFGEYQGGLQRGQNRLFAIWTRAVTPRGVAIEIGSPASDSLGRAGITGKIDRFFWQRFGAAMLFSVLDAGGQIAGQAVSPQGSTVFRTPGDTTSQVLQDTQQIRPIVRVNQGTEMAITVAKDFDFSQVYGLGLR; encoded by the coding sequence GTGTCCGACAAGAGATTCGACGTCGATGCAACGCCCGACATGGGCGAGATCGACCGCACGCCCGCGGCCGATCGGCCGAGCCGCATCCCGTCCCTCAACGCCTCGCAATGGGATAACAAGAAGGTGATCGTCGGCGCGGCGCTCGGCGCTGCCGGTATCTTTACGGTGCTGACGCTCGTCACGGGCGCGGGTAACCAGCAAGTGATTCAACCGAAGAAAGCACCCGCCGCAGTCGAAGCGCCTTACGATCCCAATACGGTGATTGCGCCAACACTGGCGACGGCACCGCGCGATCCAAACGCGCCGGTGCAACTCGCCGGCGAGCAAGTCCCGGCGATCGGCCCCGATGGCCAGCCCATCACCCCCTATGGCTCGTCGACGGCACCACACCAGCAAACTCGGGAAGCGACCGAAGCGGAGCGCCGCGCGAACGAGGCGCGTTCGCTACGCGACAATGCACGGCGATCAACGCTGATTGCCTATAACGGCGATCAAGGCATTGGCCGCAGTCAGGGTGCCGCGGGCAGCATTGGCGCCGCACAAGGTGACGGCGAGAACGCCGCTCCGAAGGCGACGGCCCTCGATACCCTCAAGCAAACTTCGGCGATCGGAACCGCCACGGCGCGGATGATCGGTGATCGCAACTACCTCGTCACGGCCGGGGCCATCATCCCCTGCACCCTCCAGACCGCGATGGACAGCACCGTCCCCGGCTACACGACGTGCGTGATCCCCCGCGACATCTACTCGGACAACGGCCGAGTCGTGCTGCTCGAGAAGGGCACGCGCGTCTTTGGCGAGTATCAAGGGGGATTGCAGCGCGGGCAAAACCGGCTGTTCGCGATATGGACGCGGGCCGTCACGCCGCGGGGCGTGGCGATCGAAATTGGCTCGCCGGCGTCGGACTCCCTCGGCCGCGCCGGGATCACCGGCAAGATCGATCGGTTTTTCTGGCAGCGGTTCGGGGCGGCGATGCTGTTTAGCGTTCTCGACGCGGGCGGGCAGATTGCCGGCCAGGCTGTCAGCCCGCAAGGGTCGACCGTGTTCCGCACCCCCGGCGACACGACGTCGCAGGTGCTACAGGACACGCAGCAAATCCGGCCGATCGTCCGCGTCAATCAAGGGACCGAGATGGCGATCACCGTCGCCAAGGATTTCGACTTCTCGCAGGTTTACGGGCTCGGTCTCCGATGA
- the virB9 gene encoding P-type conjugative transfer protein VirB9, translated as MKPILLLAAAIGALSPLPALAEQTPRSLGADARIREVNYTDGNVIQIRSAFRTATQIEFAPGEVIKFVAMGDTVSWEVAPADNSLFVKPRERAGATNLIVVTDFQGTKRNYTFELSAVAGARAPGTFFKVRLRYPEYEALQARLAQQRAQLTAALAAQNGAIKSALDIGVLEGKRNLNYKVQGSTALQPSEVSDNGQFTVLRFPNQREIPAIFTVNPDGSEATASFDVRDEFVVVHGVYKEMRLRRGKVVLCIYNESPNFYGRDPKTDTASEVVERTTEN; from the coding sequence ATGAAACCCATCCTGCTCCTGGCCGCGGCGATCGGCGCGCTGTCTCCGCTGCCGGCGCTAGCGGAACAGACGCCGCGTTCGCTCGGTGCCGACGCCCGCATCCGCGAGGTTAATTATACCGACGGCAACGTGATCCAAATCCGGAGCGCGTTCCGGACGGCGACGCAGATCGAGTTCGCCCCCGGCGAAGTCATCAAGTTCGTCGCAATGGGCGATACCGTGTCTTGGGAGGTCGCGCCGGCCGACAATTCGCTGTTCGTAAAGCCGCGCGAGCGTGCCGGTGCGACGAACCTGATCGTGGTGACGGATTTCCAGGGCACCAAGCGCAACTACACCTTCGAGCTCTCTGCCGTTGCCGGCGCGCGCGCTCCCGGGACCTTCTTCAAGGTCCGGTTGCGCTACCCCGAATATGAGGCGCTGCAAGCGCGTCTGGCGCAGCAGCGCGCACAGCTCACGGCCGCCCTCGCCGCGCAGAACGGCGCGATCAAGTCCGCACTCGACATTGGTGTTCTCGAAGGCAAACGGAACCTGAATTACAAAGTCCAGGGCTCGACGGCGCTTCAACCTTCCGAGGTCAGCGACAACGGACAATTCACGGTACTGCGCTTCCCGAACCAGCGCGAGATCCCCGCCATCTTCACCGTCAATCCGGACGGCAGCGAGGCGACGGCCTCATTCGATGTGCGCGACGAGTTCGTGGTCGTCCACGGCGTCTACAAAGAGATGCGCCTGCGTCGGGGTAAAGTGGTGCTGTGCATCTACAACGAAAGCCCGAACTTCTACGGCCGCGATCCCAAGACAGACACGGCCTCGGAAGTCGTTGAACGCACGACGGAGAACTGA
- a CDS encoding virB8 family protein → MAIGVKDKEEDLKAYFAEAESWDRDRFVAATRSRRVAWIVAGVTSALAIVSVGSVMALSPLKTVVPYVVTVDKSTGATEVAQGLRGDKSITYDEAIRKYFLADYVRTREGWIPQAREEFYRKVLALSTREEQNRWTSFYRKDNPDSPQNQLTANDAVFVAIRSVAFISPNVAQVRFVKRLQRDQQVIETPAIATITFDVLSKPETEAGRYANPLGFQVKSYRADAEVPTR, encoded by the coding sequence ATGGCGATCGGTGTCAAAGACAAAGAAGAAGACCTCAAGGCGTATTTCGCGGAAGCGGAAAGCTGGGATCGGGATAGGTTCGTCGCCGCAACCCGCTCGCGACGTGTGGCCTGGATCGTAGCCGGCGTGACTAGCGCGTTGGCGATCGTCAGTGTCGGATCGGTCATGGCGCTTTCGCCGCTCAAGACCGTCGTTCCCTACGTCGTCACCGTCGATAAATCGACCGGCGCGACCGAAGTCGCTCAAGGGCTCCGCGGCGATAAATCGATCACCTATGACGAGGCGATCCGAAAGTATTTTCTCGCCGACTATGTGCGAACACGCGAGGGGTGGATTCCGCAAGCCCGGGAAGAGTTCTACCGCAAGGTGCTGGCCCTCTCGACGCGCGAGGAACAGAACCGCTGGACGTCTTTCTACAGGAAGGACAATCCTGACTCGCCGCAAAACCAGCTCACCGCCAACGACGCGGTGTTCGTGGCGATCCGCTCCGTTGCCTTCATCTCGCCTAACGTCGCTCAGGTCCGCTTCGTAAAGCGGTTGCAGCGCGACCAGCAGGTGATCGAGACGCCCGCCATCGCAACGATCACGTTCGATGTGCTGTCGAAGCCGGAAACGGAAGCCGGCCGGTATGCCAACCCGCTCGGGTTTCAAGTGAAGTCCTACCGAGCTGATGCGGAGGTTCCGACGCGATGA
- a CDS encoding type IV secretion system protein, whose protein sequence is MGNDVFTRMFDALNNALAGIIAAYSGMVGWISGPLRVGVTIYIILLGIAILRGAVDYPFREFVFRGMKLAALVFAVTTLYGASISLFTMNGLPQDVANAVGGPNVTGLGGFFDNIVKGSAQTVDRITQIQDMRTAAAGRNLIGMPNNIIEIFFTGVYCLVIMVLALLATALGFTICAFALFALALLAVVGPLFVAALLFESTRSFFFAWLGSVISYVMLVAFALLLTVFIQQTGETFITEATAGNTDIVAIAVKAIAFYILGFFFFLQIPGLAAGLGGGGASLATQFAHAATGNIIPAAGRALSAAPGRIASSAFARGRASAGGGGGGTLRRTS, encoded by the coding sequence GTGGGTAATGACGTCTTTACTCGGATGTTCGATGCGCTGAATAATGCTCTTGCTGGCATTATTGCTGCATACTCCGGCATGGTCGGCTGGATTTCCGGGCCGCTTCGGGTCGGCGTCACCATCTATATCATTCTCCTTGGCATCGCGATCCTGCGAGGTGCCGTCGATTATCCATTCCGCGAGTTCGTGTTCCGGGGGATGAAGTTGGCGGCTCTAGTGTTCGCTGTAACCACGCTCTACGGCGCATCTATCAGCCTCTTCACGATGAACGGCCTTCCTCAGGACGTCGCCAACGCCGTGGGTGGTCCCAACGTCACCGGCCTCGGCGGCTTCTTCGACAATATCGTCAAGGGGTCGGCACAAACGGTCGATCGCATCACGCAGATTCAGGACATGAGGACCGCTGCTGCGGGTCGAAACCTGATCGGTATGCCAAACAACATCATCGAGATATTCTTCACTGGCGTTTATTGCCTAGTCATCATGGTTCTTGCCCTTCTGGCGACCGCCCTGGGCTTTACGATCTGCGCGTTCGCGCTTTTTGCACTAGCGCTGCTCGCTGTGGTCGGCCCGCTTTTCGTTGCTGCTCTGCTTTTCGAGTCCACAAGGTCGTTCTTCTTCGCTTGGCTCGGATCGGTAATTAGCTACGTGATGCTCGTGGCGTTCGCGTTGCTTCTGACCGTCTTCATCCAGCAAACCGGGGAGACGTTCATCACGGAAGCGACAGCGGGTAATACCGATATCGTCGCAATCGCGGTGAAGGCCATCGCCTTCTACATCTTGGGGTTCTTCTTCTTCCTCCAGATACCGGGCCTCGCTGCTGGCCTTGGTGGTGGTGGTGCCTCCCTTGCTACGCAATTCGCTCACGCCGCGACCGGCAACATCATCCCGGCCGCCGGTCGGGCGCTGTCGGCCGCGCCGGGCAGGATAGCGAGTTCCGCTTTCGCGAGGGGCCGCGCCAGCGCCGGGGGCGGTGGGGGCGGTACTCTTCGCCGCACAAGTTAA
- a CDS encoding type IV secretion system protein: MRNLKVFAVALAGSASMLAGSAHAQGIPVIDTSSIVQQIEQVRQGVQVLQQGAAQIQEAQKLYQDLNKATDIGNIANRLKSDVLRTSNVSSNSLGGYTSGDLNVVGGLRGKASEVYQDLIGRVSPTATAEQRAASEQGAREAAVTTGLASNVGDAVTSRREGLEELRTRLNGSTSAAERADMTARLQLEQAQMMNDQLALQAIEIQRRAKAEGDYQKYLASQQDSRAAFRRDMGLN; the protein is encoded by the coding sequence ATGCGTAACTTGAAGGTTTTTGCCGTCGCGCTGGCAGGATCAGCGTCCATGCTCGCCGGGTCGGCGCACGCGCAGGGCATTCCGGTTATCGACACGTCGTCGATCGTCCAGCAGATCGAACAGGTCCGGCAGGGCGTGCAGGTTCTCCAGCAAGGCGCCGCTCAAATCCAGGAAGCGCAGAAACTCTACCAGGATCTCAACAAAGCGACCGACATTGGCAACATCGCCAACCGCCTGAAGAGCGACGTGCTACGCACCAGCAACGTGTCGTCTAACAGCCTTGGCGGCTACACCAGCGGCGATCTCAACGTCGTAGGCGGGCTGCGCGGCAAGGCGAGCGAAGTTTATCAGGATTTGATCGGCCGCGTCTCGCCAACGGCCACAGCCGAGCAGCGCGCGGCATCAGAACAAGGTGCGCGAGAGGCGGCCGTAACTACCGGTCTCGCGAGCAACGTCGGCGATGCTGTGACGAGCCGGCGCGAGGGCCTGGAAGAGCTTCGTACCCGCCTCAATGGATCGACCTCGGCAGCCGAGCGCGCCGATATGACGGCGCGGCTCCAGCTCGAACAGGCGCAAATGATGAACGATCAACTGGCGCTTCAAGCGATCGAGATTCAACGACGCGCGAAGGCGGAAGGCGATTACCAGAAGTATCTTGCTTCGCAGCAGGACAGCCGCGCCGCGTTCCGTCGGGACATGGGCCTGAACTGA
- a CDS encoding VirB4 family type IV secretion/conjugal transfer ATPase yields the protein MIGDGSAFEACEFVKLGRCARRAAARVGHAAARIEEYPLVFTVGGAVCAGAVRFRPLPIRVARVSSVSHCPVSFLSRRSRSLLQPALPLRRGAGWGGRRKIDGLVRAGCLARPTPQRVSGAALGGPHGAVYFPSGTKGQRPLVFPVLAVLRGGPRHQRTFVVPKARDFEKLLDRCSPRRLSIYGFNGLKFSETMEVAEMVMTGRHRRVPIIRGHLGSALYRQRVIFGGETVEVRDADRSAFGGIFGIREYPAFTTPRQFESLLAVDFGFVLTQSFTFLGRAAASERFRLRQKQLENADDRAVSQMLDLVDAADDLMSNRFVLGDHHFTLAVYSDSLKGLRDNLSIARAALADTGMVAAREGAALEAAYWSQLVGNFAWRARPAPITSLNFAAFSPFHTYPAGLAAGNHWGDAIALMKTSARSPYFFSFHKRDIGHTLVVGPTGGGKTVIVNFLMAQAEKTGARQIFIDKDRGAQIFVLASGGTYLTLVNGTPTGFAPLKALENNAEDRAWLSLWVRQLVRAEQRPITVQEERMIDEGVAAVMRLPREDRSLDALRTMLGMADASGIGARLEKWTSRGAMGWVFDNAADEMTLDARFIGFDMTDFLDNAEIRAPLMLYLFHRIDKMLTGERTIIAIDEFWKALQDEAFRGFAQDGLKTYRKRNAMMVFATQSPADALKSDIAHSILEQVATQVMLPNPKGARRDYVEGFSLTDAEYQLIREELSPESRKFLVKQGHDSVVVELDLTGLDDELAVLSGRAETTSIAVAAAAEFGPDPAAWLPVFHKRRRPS from the coding sequence TTGATTGGTGACGGGTCAGCCTTCGAGGCTTGCGAGTTCGTCAAACTCGGCCGATGCGCGCGCCGCGCTGCCGCCCGCGTAGGTCACGCCGCTGCGAGGATAGAAGAATACCCGCTCGTTTTTACGGTAGGGGGTGCCGTCTGCGCTGGTGCCGTCCGCTTTCGCCCGCTTCCAATACGGGTCGCCCGTGTATCGAGTGTAAGCCACTGTCCTGTTTCCTTTCTTTCGAGGCGCAGCCGGTCGCTGCTGCAACCGGCTCTGCCTCTCCGGCGAGGAGCGGGATGGGGAGGGAGGAGGAAAATCGATGGCTTGGTGCGGGCAGGCTGCTTAGCGCGGCCGACACCCCAAAGGGTGTCGGGTGCCGCGCTTGGCGGACCACACGGGGCTGTCTATTTTCCTTCGGGAACGAAAGGGCAGCGGCCCTTGGTGTTCCCCGTGCTGGCGGTCCTCCGGGGAGGGCCGCGGCACCAACGGACTTTCGTCGTGCCTAAGGCGCGAGATTTCGAGAAGCTGCTTGATCGCTGCTCGCCGCGCCGGCTGTCGATCTACGGGTTCAATGGCCTCAAGTTTTCCGAGACGATGGAGGTCGCGGAAATGGTGATGACGGGCCGGCATCGCCGCGTCCCGATCATCCGGGGCCACCTTGGCAGCGCCCTCTACCGCCAGCGCGTGATCTTCGGCGGAGAAACGGTCGAGGTCCGCGACGCCGATCGCAGCGCCTTTGGCGGCATCTTCGGCATCCGCGAATATCCGGCGTTCACGACGCCGCGCCAATTCGAGTCCTTGCTGGCGGTCGATTTCGGGTTCGTGCTGACGCAATCCTTCACCTTCCTCGGCCGCGCCGCGGCGTCGGAGCGGTTCCGGCTGCGCCAAAAGCAGTTGGAGAATGCCGACGATCGGGCTGTCAGTCAGATGCTCGATCTCGTCGACGCAGCGGACGATCTCATGTCCAACCGCTTCGTCCTGGGCGATCATCACTTCACGCTCGCGGTGTACTCGGACAGCCTCAAGGGGCTGCGCGACAACCTGTCGATCGCGCGTGCCGCGCTCGCCGACACCGGCATGGTGGCGGCGCGCGAGGGCGCTGCGCTGGAAGCCGCGTATTGGAGCCAGCTCGTCGGCAATTTCGCGTGGCGGGCAAGGCCGGCGCCGATCACGTCACTCAATTTTGCGGCGTTCTCGCCGTTCCACACCTACCCTGCCGGCCTCGCTGCCGGGAATCATTGGGGCGATGCGATCGCGCTGATGAAAACGAGCGCGCGCAGCCCCTACTTCTTCAGCTTCCATAAGCGCGACATCGGTCACACGCTGGTTGTCGGCCCCACTGGCGGGGGCAAGACGGTCATCGTCAACTTCCTCATGGCGCAAGCCGAGAAGACGGGCGCCCGCCAGATATTCATCGACAAGGATCGCGGCGCGCAGATTTTCGTCCTGGCCTCGGGCGGCACGTATCTGACGCTCGTCAACGGCACACCAACGGGCTTCGCGCCGCTCAAGGCGCTCGAAAACAATGCGGAGGATCGCGCTTGGCTGTCGCTGTGGGTGCGCCAGCTCGTCCGTGCCGAACAGCGCCCGATCACGGTTCAGGAAGAGCGGATGATCGACGAGGGTGTGGCCGCGGTGATGCGGCTGCCTCGCGAGGATCGATCGCTCGATGCGCTGCGGACCATGCTCGGCATGGCGGACGCTAGCGGCATCGGCGCCCGTCTCGAGAAGTGGACTTCGCGCGGTGCGATGGGGTGGGTGTTCGACAACGCAGCGGACGAAATGACGCTCGACGCGCGGTTCATCGGGTTCGACATGACGGACTTCCTCGACAATGCCGAGATCCGCGCACCGCTGATGCTCTACCTATTCCATCGCATCGACAAGATGCTGACCGGCGAGCGGACGATCATCGCCATCGACGAGTTCTGGAAGGCGCTACAGGACGAAGCGTTCCGGGGCTTCGCGCAAGACGGCCTGAAGACATACCGCAAACGCAACGCGATGATGGTGTTCGCCACGCAGTCGCCGGCCGATGCGCTCAAGAGCGACATTGCGCACTCAATCCTCGAACAGGTCGCGACGCAGGTGATGCTCCCCAATCCCAAGGGCGCGCGCCGCGACTATGTTGAGGGCTTCTCACTTACGGACGCGGAATATCAGCTCATCCGCGAAGAATTGTCGCCAGAATCCCGCAAGTTCCTCGTCAAGCAAGGCCATGACAGCGTCGTGGTCGAGTTGGACCTGACTGGACTCGATGACGAGTTGGCGGTGCTGTCAGGTCGCGCCGAAACGACGTCGATCGCCGTCGCGGCAGCAGCGGAGTTCGGCCCCGATCCTGCGGCCTGGCTCCCCGTATTCCACAAACGTCGTCGTCCAAGCTGA